One genomic window of Candidatus Eisenbacteria bacterium includes the following:
- a CDS encoding type II toxin-antitoxin system VapB family antitoxin: MRTTLNIDGGLLREAAKLTGVSEKTSLVRMGLEALIAMASARRLAKLGGTERDLRSARRRRARVVA; the protein is encoded by the coding sequence ATGAGAACTACACTCAACATAGATGGTGGGCTTCTCCGCGAGGCCGCCAAACTTACTGGTGTTAGCGAGAAAACGTCTCTTGTCCGCATGGGATTGGAGGCGCTGATAGCGATGGCCAGTGCTCGCCGGCTTGCGAAACTTGGGGGGACAGAGAGGGATTTGAGGTCGGCCCGTAGGCGACGGGCGCGAGTTGTCGCATGA